One genomic window of Parasteatoda tepidariorum isolate YZ-2023 chromosome 9, CAS_Ptep_4.0, whole genome shotgun sequence includes the following:
- the LOC107436627 gene encoding uncharacterized protein, with translation MPPKKKSVKKTTKRKRSGSSSGKNPFHFDLQKIHNKIQSNFEGEIDPKATIYLTAVLQYVAAEVIEVSGNKAREKKGGKKSFVIKEEDVRTALQSDEDLKKLMEEFSAKK, from the coding sequence ATGCCACCAAAAAAGAAATCagtgaaaaaaacaacaaaacgaAAACGTTCTGGTAGCAGTTCCGGTAAAAATccatttcattttgatttacaGAAGATCCACAACAAAATTCAATCGAATTTCGAAGGAGAAATCGATCCCAAAGCTACCATTTATCTGACGGCTGTCTTGCAGTATGTAGCTGCAGAAGTTATAGAAGTTTCTGGAAATAAAGCAAGAGAAAAGAAAGGCGGAAAAAAGTCGTTCGTTATTAAAGAAGAGGACGTACGTACTGCACTTCAGTCGGATGAGGATTTAAAAAAGCTAATGGAAGAGTTTTCTGCCAAAAAATGA